One segment of Solanum stenotomum isolate F172 chromosome 1, ASM1918654v1, whole genome shotgun sequence DNA contains the following:
- the LOC125872309 gene encoding serine/threonine-protein phosphatase BSL3-like: MDLDSSMAPEADQDPTVQNNGPTLVNKSSTAGESAPVETPTATPVAGPRCAPTYTAVQSVIEKKEDGPGPRCGHTLTAVPAVGEEGSPNYIGPRLILFGGATALEGNSAAAAAPSSPGGAGIRLAGATADVHSYDVLTNKWSRITPIGEPPTPRAAHVATAVGTMVVIQGGIGPAGLSAEDLHVLDLTQQHRPRWHRVVVQGPGPGPRYGHVMALVGQRYLMAIGGNDGKRPLADVWALDTAAKPYEWRKLEPEGEGPPPCM, from the exons ATGGACTTAGATTCTTCAATGGCGCCTGAAGCCGATCAGGATCCGACGGTTCAGAATAACGGCCCAACATTGGTGAACAAGTCATCAACCGCCGGAGAATCGGCTCCGGTTGAGACTCCTACTGCTACTCCGGTGGCTGGGCCGAGGTGTGCTCCGACTTATACGGCGGTGCAGTCTGTTATAGAGAAGAAGGAAGATGGTCCCGGGCCGAGGTGTGGACATACATTAACAGCGGTTCCAGCTGTTGGAGAGGAGGGAAGTCCGAACTATATTGGTCCTAGGTTGATTCTCTTTGGTGGTGCTACTGCGCTTGAGGGGAATTCTGCTGCTGCAGCAGCTCCTTCTTCTCCTGGAGGTGCTGGGATTC GCTTAGCAGGGGCTACTGCTGATGTGCACTCTTATGATGTTCTGACAAATAAATGGTCTAG GATCACACCAATTGGAGAGCCACCGACGCCGAGGGCTGCTCATGTTGCTACAGCTGTTGGAACTATGGTTGTCATTCAG GGTGGAATTGGTCCAGCTGGTTTGTCAGCTGAGgatcttcacgttctggaccttACACAACAACATCGACCAAGATGGCACAG gGTTGTGGTCCAAGGACCTGGTCCAGGGCCTCGTTATGGACATGTCATGGCTTTGGTAGGGCAAAGATATCTCATGGCAATTGGTGGAAATGATG GAAAACGACCTCTAGCAGATGTTTGGGCTTTGGACACTGCTGCAAAACCATATGAATGGCGAAAATTGGAACCAGAGGGTGAAGGCCCTCCTCCTTGCATGTAA